The following coding sequences are from one Brooklawnia cerclae window:
- the rplQ gene encoding 50S ribosomal protein L17, with product MPKPTKGPRLGGTPAHERIILANLASQLFEHGRITTTETRARRVQPLAEKLISKAKRGDLHARRLVNQTIADKGVIHVLFTEIAPTMEGRDGGYTRITKIGPRKGDNAPMAIIELVTEAVTPKKAKKTSKAAEAAEPVVEEETSEEEVAPQEAEESAEEAEAKQA from the coding sequence ATGCCCAAGCCAACGAAGGGCCCCCGCCTCGGCGGGACGCCCGCCCACGAGCGGATCATCCTGGCCAACCTGGCCAGCCAGCTGTTCGAGCACGGCCGTATCACCACCACGGAGACCCGCGCGCGCCGCGTCCAGCCGCTCGCCGAGAAGCTGATCAGCAAGGCCAAGCGGGGAGATCTGCACGCCCGGCGTCTGGTCAACCAGACCATCGCCGACAAGGGCGTCATCCACGTGCTGTTCACCGAGATCGCCCCCACCATGGAGGGCCGGGACGGTGGATACACCCGGATCACCAAGATCGGGCCCCGCAAGGGTGACAACGCTCCGATGGCGATCATCGAGCTCGTGACCGAGGCCGTGACCCCGAAGAAGGCCAAGAAGACCTCGAAGGCGGCCGAGGCCGCCGAGCCGGTCGTCGAGGAGGAGACCTCCGAGGAAGAGGTCGCTCCCCAGGAGGCCGAGGAGAGCGCCGAAGAGGCCGAGGCCAAGCAGGCCTGA
- a CDS encoding glycosyltransferase, which produces MGQLRIAQLANFVGPTSGGMKVAIDQLGKGYVAAGAERVLLVPGARDLVTETADGIIVQVRSPRVSSTYRMVARPWRALDVLKRFRPTSVECSDKWTLSPVGGWARRRGVGSVLLSHERLDDMLAGWLRSAVGVESTVGALNRRLAREFDVVVVTSDYSAGDFEGTGANLVKVPLGVDLDTFTPTVGEPDPGSATTQLCYVGRMSHEKYPQLAVATAVELHRRGVPVQLHMYGTGPDASRLRRQAGHAPVFFHGHVSGRGEMARRFARSHISLSVCPTETFGLAVLEALACGTPVVTSDRGGAHELVDATCGEWAPPDPYGLADAVQRLIARLSPGLRSAARARAEQFGWQRSVEAMLSIHSDLGGGL; this is translated from the coding sequence ATGGGGCAACTGCGTATTGCCCAGTTGGCCAACTTCGTCGGTCCCACATCGGGGGGCATGAAAGTCGCGATCGACCAGCTCGGCAAGGGCTACGTCGCGGCCGGCGCGGAGCGCGTCCTGCTCGTCCCCGGGGCTCGTGACCTGGTCACCGAGACCGCTGACGGCATCATCGTCCAGGTGCGGTCGCCGCGGGTGTCGTCCACATATCGCATGGTTGCCAGGCCATGGCGCGCACTGGACGTGTTGAAGCGCTTCCGGCCCACATCGGTGGAATGCTCCGACAAATGGACGCTGTCGCCCGTGGGCGGCTGGGCCCGCCGCCGGGGGGTCGGCTCGGTGCTCCTCAGCCACGAACGGCTGGACGACATGCTTGCCGGGTGGCTCCGGTCGGCGGTTGGGGTCGAGTCGACCGTCGGCGCCCTCAACCGGCGCCTCGCAAGGGAGTTCGACGTCGTCGTCGTCACTTCCGACTATTCCGCTGGTGATTTTGAGGGAACAGGCGCGAACCTGGTGAAGGTGCCGCTCGGTGTTGATCTCGACACCTTCACTCCCACGGTCGGCGAGCCCGATCCGGGATCCGCGACCACTCAGCTGTGCTATGTCGGACGCATGTCGCACGAGAAGTATCCGCAGCTCGCCGTCGCCACGGCCGTCGAGCTGCATCGGCGTGGCGTGCCCGTCCAGTTGCACATGTACGGAACCGGCCCGGACGCGAGTCGGCTGCGCCGCCAGGCCGGGCATGCGCCGGTCTTCTTCCACGGACACGTCAGCGGGCGTGGTGAGATGGCCCGTCGTTTCGCTCGCTCGCACATCTCGTTGTCGGTCTGCCCGACGGAGACCTTCGGCCTGGCCGTGCTCGAGGCGTTGGCCTGTGGAACCCCCGTCGTCACGTCCGATCGCGGAGGCGCACACGAGCTGGTGGACGCCACCTGTGGCGAATGGGCGCCGCCGGACCCGTACGGTCTGGCCGATGCCGTTCAACGCCTGATCGCGCGCCTGTCGCCCGGTCTGCGGAGCGCGGCCCGAGCGCGGGCAGAGCAGTTCGGCTGGCAGCGCAGTGTTGAAGCCATGCTTTCCATCCACTCCGACCTTGGGGGGGGACTGTGA
- the rpsK gene encoding 30S ribosomal protein S11 — protein sequence MATAGRKGSAAAKTKVRRKEKKNVVAGQAHIKSTFNNTIITITDPTGAVISWASSGTVGFKGSRKSTPFAAQMAAEAAGRRAMDHGMKRVDVFVKGPGSGRETAIRSLGAIGLEVGTISDVTPMPHNGCRPPKRRRV from the coding sequence ATGGCTACTGCAGGCCGCAAGGGCTCAGCCGCTGCCAAGACCAAGGTGCGGCGCAAGGAAAAGAAGAATGTGGTCGCCGGTCAGGCCCACATCAAGAGCACGTTCAACAACACGATCATCACGATCACCGATCCCACCGGTGCGGTCATCTCATGGGCCTCGTCGGGGACCGTCGGGTTCAAGGGCTCGCGCAAGTCGACCCCGTTCGCCGCGCAGATGGCTGCTGAGGCCGCCGGTCGGCGCGCGATGGATCACGGCATGAAGCGGGTCGACGTGTTCGTGAAGGGTCCCGGCTCGGGCCGGGAGACCGCGATCCGTTCGCTCGGCGCCATCGGCCTCGAGGTGGGGACGATCTCCGACGTCACCCCGATGCCGCACAACGGCTGCCGCCCGCCGAAGCGTCGTCGCGTCTAG
- the rpsM gene encoding 30S ribosomal protein S13 has translation MARLQGVDLPREKRLEVALTYIYGIGKTRAAQTLAATGISGDTRVKDLTDEQLVVLRDHIDANYEVEGDLRREVAADIRRKIEIGTYQGRRHRSGLPVRGQRTRTNARTRKGRKKAVAGKKKAR, from the coding sequence ATGGCACGCCTCCAGGGTGTTGACCTCCCGCGCGAGAAGCGCCTCGAGGTCGCACTGACCTACATCTACGGCATCGGGAAGACCCGTGCCGCGCAAACCCTGGCAGCCACTGGAATCAGTGGTGACACCCGCGTCAAGGATCTGACGGACGAGCAGTTGGTCGTCCTGCGTGATCACATCGACGCGAACTACGAGGTGGAAGGCGACTTGCGGCGCGAGGTCGCCGCGGACATCCGCCGCAAGATCGAGATCGGCACCTACCAGGGCCGCCGCCACCGCAGTGGCCTGCCCGTCCGTGGTCAGCGCACCCGGACGAACGCCCGCACCCGCAAGGGCAGGAAGAAGGCCGTCGCGGGCAAGAAGAAGGCCCGCTGA
- the rpsD gene encoding 30S ribosomal protein S4 gives MARYTGPITKKSRRLGTDLVGNDKAFEHRPYPPGQHGRGRTKDSEYLLQLKEKQKARYAYGVLEKQFRRYYEEADRVPGKTGDALLQILESRLDNVVYRSGIASTRRQARQMVSHGHLLVNGKRVTIPSYRVSPLDIVDVAPKSLNLTPFVIARETFGEREVPGWLTVKPNRMRILVHQLPTREQITIDVNEQAIVELYSK, from the coding sequence ATGGCCCGCTACACCGGACCCATCACCAAGAAGTCCCGACGCCTCGGGACCGACCTCGTCGGCAACGACAAGGCATTCGAGCATCGTCCCTACCCGCCGGGCCAGCACGGCCGCGGTCGGACGAAGGACTCCGAGTACCTGCTGCAGCTCAAGGAGAAGCAGAAGGCTCGCTATGCCTACGGCGTCCTCGAGAAGCAGTTCCGTCGCTACTACGAAGAGGCCGATCGCGTTCCCGGTAAGACCGGCGACGCGCTGCTGCAGATTCTCGAGTCGCGTCTCGACAACGTCGTTTACCGCTCCGGCATCGCTTCGACGCGGCGCCAGGCCCGCCAGATGGTCAGCCACGGCCATCTGCTGGTCAACGGCAAGCGCGTCACCATCCCGAGCTACCGGGTGAGCCCGCTCGACATCGTCGACGTGGCGCCGAAGTCGCTCAACCTGACTCCCTTCGTGATCGCCCGCGAGACGTTCGGCGAGCGCGAGGTGCCGGGCTGGCTGACCGTCAAGCCCAACCGCATGCGGATCCTCGTGCACCAGCTGCCGACCCGCGAGCAGATCACCATCGACGTCAACGAACAGGCGATCGTCGAGCTCTACTCGAAGTAA
- a CDS encoding DNA-directed RNA polymerase subunit alpha yields the protein MLIAQRPTLAEEVVSEFRSRFVIEPLEPGFGYTLGNSLRRTLLSSIPGAAVTSIKIEGNQHEFSTLPGVVEDVTEIILNLKSLVLTSEEDEPVAMYLRKSGAGAVTAADIAAPAGVEVLNPELHIAELNDKGAIEMELIVERGRGYVSAQQNKGPDSEIGRIPVDSIYSPVVKVTYKVEATRVETRTDFDRLIIDVETKPAITPRDAVASAGKTLVELFGLARELNLDAEGIEIGPSPIDEQLAADLALPVEDLNLTVRSYNCLKREGIHTVGELVSRSEQDLLDIRNFGSKSIDEVKQKLAELGLSLKDSSPGFDPLAAADQYAATEGDDDDEFIETEQY from the coding sequence ATGCTCATCGCTCAGCGTCCGACCCTTGCCGAAGAGGTCGTCAGCGAGTTTCGTTCACGGTTCGTCATCGAACCCCTGGAGCCGGGCTTCGGCTACACCCTGGGCAACTCGCTGCGTCGCACCCTGCTGTCGTCCATTCCGGGCGCGGCTGTGACCAGCATCAAGATCGAGGGCAACCAGCACGAGTTCAGCACGCTGCCGGGCGTCGTCGAGGACGTCACCGAGATCATCCTCAACCTGAAGTCGCTGGTGCTCACCAGCGAGGAGGACGAGCCCGTGGCGATGTACCTGCGTAAGTCGGGTGCCGGCGCCGTGACGGCTGCCGACATCGCTGCGCCCGCCGGCGTCGAGGTGCTCAACCCCGAACTGCACATCGCGGAGCTCAACGACAAGGGCGCCATCGAGATGGAGCTGATCGTCGAGCGGGGACGCGGTTACGTGTCCGCCCAGCAGAACAAGGGCCCCGATTCCGAGATCGGCCGCATCCCGGTCGACTCGATCTACTCGCCGGTCGTCAAGGTCACCTACAAGGTGGAGGCGACTCGCGTGGAGACGCGCACCGACTTCGACCGTCTCATCATCGACGTCGAGACCAAGCCCGCGATCACCCCCCGCGATGCCGTGGCGAGCGCCGGGAAGACCCTGGTGGAACTCTTCGGCCTGGCCCGTGAGCTCAACCTGGACGCGGAGGGCATCGAGATCGGGCCCAGCCCGATCGACGAGCAGCTCGCTGCCGATCTCGCCCTGCCCGTCGAGGATCTGAACCTCACCGTGCGTTCCTACAACTGCCTCAAGCGCGAGGGCATCCACACGGTGGGTGAGCTCGTGAGCCGCAGCGAGCAGGATCTGCTGGACATCCGCAACTTCGGCTCCAAGTCGATCGACGAGGTGAAGCAGAAGCTGGCCGAACTGGGCCTGTCGCTCAAGGACAGCTCGCCGGGCTTCGACCCGCTGGCGGCCGCAGACCAGTACGCAGCCACCGAAGGCGATGACGACGACGAGTTCATCGAGACCGAACAGTACTGA
- the infA gene encoding translation initiation factor IF-1, whose product MAKKEGALELEGTVVEALPNAMFRVELDNGHKVLATISGKMRQHYIRILPQDRVVVELSPYDLTRGRIVYRHR is encoded by the coding sequence TTGGCAAAGAAAGAGGGAGCGCTTGAGCTGGAGGGAACTGTAGTCGAAGCCCTGCCCAACGCGATGTTCCGCGTGGAGTTGGACAACGGCCACAAAGTGCTTGCCACCATCAGTGGCAAGATGCGCCAGCACTACATCCGGATTCTTCCCCAGGACCGGGTCGTCGTTGAGCTTTCCCCGTACGACCTCACTCGCGGGCGGATCGTCTACCGCCACAGGTGA
- the rpmJ gene encoding 50S ribosomal protein L36 yields the protein MKVHPSVKRICDNCKVIRRRGVVRVICDNPRHKQRQG from the coding sequence ATGAAGGTCCACCCGAGCGTCAAGAGGATCTGTGACAACTGCAAGGTGATTCGTCGCCGCGGTGTTGTCCGGGTCATCTGTGACAACCCGCGGCACAAGCAGCGCCAGGGCTGA